Genomic segment of Drosophila ananassae strain 14024-0371.13 chromosome 2L, ASM1763931v2, whole genome shotgun sequence:
TTGTGGCCGCTTCGCTCTTCGCTGACGACGAGAgagatgttgttgttgttgctaccgTTGTTGCTCCCGAtgatgatgttgttgttgttgttgatgctGTGGCCGATGGTGTTGCAACTTCAGATGTTGCTGTCGATGCTGCTTCTAACGCCTCGTTATCCATAATACGCAGTCAGCTCTCAgggcttattattattattattttttttcgttgttaTACTCTCTCTCCTCCTCCTAACTGCTCTCCTCACACTTACGTACGTAGCGGTCGTAGCGCGAAAGGCCAGCGagaaaacaaaccaaaaacaaacaaataacaGCCGGCTGATCGCTACctgaaaatttatatttgcACTGTGGGAGTGTCGAAAGAAATAAATTAACGTAGcaataactaaaaataatagaaaaccatgcgattaaaaaataaaataaagaaaaaaaaaacagagcaCACACACTTGGTTGGAATGAGAAGCTCCTCCGGAGTTGAAGAGGAAAAGAATCGAAGAAATCGATTTCCAATTGGAAGTGCATTAATGCCTTAATGGCGGAAAACCGCTTCGAATCAGAATCCAAAGTTGTCACAAGAAGTCCCAACATGATTTTCTAGCCAAGCTCTGACCAAATCCGGTTCCAAACGGTACTCACACACCTTCGACCGACCGAGCATCCATCCACACAACATGCAACGTTCTAACTGAACAGGTGACAATAGGGATTATAGGGATTATCAGACGACGATCAAACATCAAGAGCCATAAAAAAcattcttattattttggaaGTTTCAAAGACTTACACTGaacgaaaataaataacaaaaatgtgccaaaacacacacaacacacacacagagagagaaagagagacagagagagagagagaacgAACTATGTGAGGGACGAGCAACAAGTTGCGACAACCCATTGCCTAGGGTTGCCTAAGATTCCGTCGAAACGGGAAGAGCGCTTTTTGGGTGGTGGTGTAGGTGCAGGGGGCAGGGATGAAGTAGGAGACGGGGAAATTTTTCAACAACAAATATTgtttaagaaacaaaaaaaaaaaaaatagagaggCGGACGAGTCCACAATGACAGAgagtataaataaaatgtgtaCTAGGCATAATTAATAGTTGTTGCACTTGCAGTcacaataaatatatagatttcGATAAGTGGGAATTATTCACGGATGTCAAGGGGGGCGAGGGCGAGGGCGAGGGCTAGGTCGAGAGTTGCAAAAGGGATTCATTACCGCCAGAAGCTGCAAGAACTTGTTCAATTTTCCCCTGCTGCGATTTATATTCGCCAACATCAAATGGACTGCTGATAAAAGCTGCTCTTTACGTAAAAAATGCGAATTCTAACAAAacgcacgcacacacacacaccgccACAATCGCACGCTCAcgctcacactcacacacccgCACGCACACCGCGTTAATTCACTCGAGGCTAGGTATTATTTGCGCTGCAATTTCTTCTTCGATCGTTGCCGTGATTTTCGCTTGCGAATTTCACAAGACTAGCTCGCGAATTTCGCACTTTGCGGCTAAACGGGCTATCAGCACCGGGGTCAAGTTCACCTTCTGCTCGAGAATGCTCAACATCAACGGCTTGTGCAAttgtaaataataatttatgtaAACTGTTTTATTCACGCAACGTTGTCGGGCCTGCTCAATAGAAACTAGAGTTGCCAGGGCTTCGGGTAGCTTTGCAGGGTTGCCACGCCGACTAGAGCTTCGATAGTTTTAGAATTTATTGCTacgaataaaaattaaatagccCAGAACCTTGCTCTCACttgaatttatatttattttgtacaaTCAATTATATGATTCAGAGAGAaacaagaaataaataataaactggtAGCTTTTGACAGCACTGTTTAGTCAGCCAGGTGGTAACGCTCTAGAGGAATTGTTTATATTGCTTGCGAGCCAAAGAACTTGCTTAATTTTATAGAAACTACCAAACTTGCTATGCAGATCACAATCAAAGTGCTCAAGGGCCAGGACTGCTTGCTTGAAGTAGGTATTAggtgtttattttaaacagATTGACAGTTAAATGCCGTTTTTAAGGTCTTGCCGACATCCACGATTTTGGAGGTGAAACAACAAATAGAAGGGGAGCTCCAAATTTCGGCGGCAAATCAGAAACTCCTGCTTATGGGGCGTCCTCTGAACAATGACCAGACCATTGCCTCCTATCCGAACATCAAGCAGGGCACCAAACTAAACCTGGTTGTGATGAAGCCCTGCCTCAGAGATAGCATACTCCGGGGATTCCGTAAGCACTTTCCGGAACAGCAGTCGGAGCGCTTGACCAACGAGTTTATGGCCGATTTTGAAAGGAAACTAACTGAACAGAGCCTGGATGATCTGGAGAGATTTGCAGATAGTATAGTCAGCAGAGTGCCCACTTAGTTTATAGGCGAAATCCATCTTCCCCATCCTCCCTGACTATGcaaatttattgtttataCAAATGTCCCCCCATGCggtagaaaaatataaaacttgACTGAGAACCACAATCGGCATTTTTACTGAGAAtaagattttaatattttaaatcttaTACATTGTTTGaaagttaaaaaatacaattaattACAAAGTAATTAACAGATAAGTATTGCTAATAagagtttttatattttctatatatgTATTGCAGCTTTGCatattaatacaataaatttgGCCAACCATTTTTTATTGGAAAAGAACCAAATCCGCCtcaattaaaaagtttttaaattcagcttttataaaatatattttttcgagCGGATCTGGCAGCGCTGCGAACAGATGCAGCGGCCATTGCGGCAGGTGTGCAGTTGTGTGCGTGAGAAGAAGAGAAAGAGAGGAGATGCGAGTGCTGTCGTGCAAATTAATTGGCCGAGTTGCAAACTCCTTCCAACAAATCAATTCGGTGCGATCCCTGTCTAAAACAGCTCCAGCCATGGTGAAAGTAAGTAGATTCGGTCAAATCATCTGATACTGATAAGGGGAACCGCCGGAGGCCATTACATAAGGTCCCGGTGCAGGCATAAATATTGATTGCGGCGGAAGCGACTTTGCAATGCACTCAAGGTTACACTTGTACACTTGTAATGTAAATGTGTGTGATTTTAATTTTAGGTTGGTGATGCCCTGCCCTCGGTGGATCTCTTTGAGGATTCCCCGGCTAACAAGATCAACACCGGAGACTTGGTCAACGGCAAGAAGGTGATCATCTTCGGAGTGCCCGGTGCCTTCACCCCTGGCTGCTCTAAGGTAAGTGCATCTTCCATTTAAAATAGCTTCACATGAAGTCTTAAGGattacattatttttattgaactCAAATAAATTACTTCCTCAGACCCACTTGCCCGGCTATGTGAGCTCAGCTGAGGAGCTGAAGTCCAAGCAGGGCGTGGACGAGATCGTCTGCGTTTCCGTCAACGATCCCTTCGTCATGTCTGCTTGGGGTAAGGAACATGGAGCCGCTGGAAAGGTTCGCCTTCTGGCCGATCCCGCTGGAGGTTTTACCAAGGCCCTGGACGTGACCATTGACCTGCCTCCGCTGGGCGGAGTGCGCTCCAAGCGTTACTCGCTGGTGGTGGAGAACGGCAAGGTCACCGAGCTGAACGTGGAGCCCGATGGCACTGGCCTCAGCTGCTCCCTTGCCAACAACATTGGAAAGAAGTAAAAGAATTCCAGTCAACGTAAATGCTTGAAACTCATACTGTTACACTAGGCCGCAATGATATCAATTACGTCTTGAAAAGAACTATGTATGTAGCCCGTACAATATATGCGATTAGAGATGTTATGTCTAAAATGTGTGTTTTAATATCTAGTTGTGGGTTTAGTCTTTCATCTTATCTTTATGTTAGCGGTTATCTGTGTTGGGAGCGATCTTTTGTGACAGCAGTTTGCCGTAGCCGCCTCGTCCGGCGTCGTAGTCTGTGCGGTACTCGTCTCGAACCTGGCCGCCGGTTTTGCCGCGTCCGTACTGCCTGCCCTCAATGAAGCCAGCATCCCAGTCCACGCGAATCAGTCTGTCATCTAAACGTGTACCGTTTACAAACCTAAAAAGATtgcaaaatattattaataacaaAAAGCAATACT
This window contains:
- the LOC6501022 gene encoding ubiquitin-like protein 4A; the encoded protein is MQITIKVLKGQDCLLEVLPTSTILEVKQQIEGELQISAANQKLLLMGRPLNNDQTIASYPNIKQGTKLNLVVMKPCLRDSILRGFRKHFPEQQSERLTNEFMADFERKLTEQSLDDLERFADSIVSRVPT
- the LOC6501023 gene encoding peroxiredoxin-5, mitochondrial, encoding MRVLSCKLIGRVANSFQQINSVRSLSKTAPAMVKVGDALPSVDLFEDSPANKINTGDLVNGKKVIIFGVPGAFTPGCSKTHLPGYVSSAEELKSKQGVDEIVCVSVNDPFVMSAWGKEHGAAGKVRLLADPAGGFTKALDVTIDLPPLGGVRSKRYSLVVENGKVTELNVEPDGTGLSCSLANNIGKK